Below is a window of Triticum dicoccoides isolate Atlit2015 ecotype Zavitan unplaced genomic scaffold, WEW_v2.0 scaffold160957, whole genome shotgun sequence DNA.
CGCCAGCACCCACCCCTGTGACTCCGACGCCACCCCCAGCCCCGGCCCCAGCGCCGGCTACATCGACCGGCAAGTGCCCCGTGGACACACTGAAGCTACTTGCGTGCGTGGACGTGCTCAATGGGCTGTTGCACGCGGTGATCGGCAGTAGCGCCAGGAATACATGCTGCCCGCTGCTGTCCGGCGTTGCCGACCTCGACGCTGCTCTCTGCCTTTGCACCACCATCAAGGTCAAGGCC
It encodes the following:
- the LOC119344249 gene encoding 36.4 kDa proline-rich protein-like translates to PVTPTPPPAPAPAPATSTGKCPVDTLKLLACVDVLNGLLHAVIGSSARNTCCPLLSGVADLDAALCLCTTIKVKALNINLMLPIAIEVLVNQCGKRVPKDFHCPN